From the genome of Magnolia sinica isolate HGM2019 chromosome 12, MsV1, whole genome shotgun sequence:
GTGTGGGACATCAGGTTGTTTAAAGATCCCTTTAAAGTTCTCAGTGACAAACACACAGACGAAGTATGCCTGGTGAAGTTTTCGCGGCACAAGAAGTACTAAATAGCATCTTACTCGTACGATGGGAAGATTGTTCTTTGGGATTATGGTCCAGGGGATCATAATTCAAAGACGACAATGTACGATGATCATAATGGTGTTTTGCAGGGCATGGATATGAGCACGATAGAGGATGGCCTATTGGCAAGCACCGGATCTGATGGGCTTGTTCGCACATGGATTCACATTTCGCCGGATATGTGAGATTCCTTACCTCTTCTTGTATTTCTTAATCATCTTGTACAGAGTACTACTTCTTCTCGTCTTTCTTAATATTCTTATAAATAGCATATTCAACAATATTCTTTTACATAGCATATTCCAATAGATTTTTAAAGGATTCAATGTTTTCCATTAGTACAGCATATTTCTTTTTCATATAAATatagttaacaataattatgcATTAGCAATCTTGTTTATAAAAATTACGACTTTTCAAGTCATGTTTAAAAACTTAGTAAATTCTCCAATACTTAGTTCTGTTAGCTACAATGAGatgaaactcattttcaagcaGCAACTAGATGAGGCCTATGTTTGATAATTCATCTAGTTGGGGATTGAAacatcaccattaaaactttgtatggccaccgaagttttggatcatgctaagattgtttgtgttttcagttcatcccagtggggatgaccttataaacaattcGAACCACATATAAACATAAATTAAGGTTTCAACGGATGGTATTTCTTTTCGTACTTTTTCCCATCGTGTGACCTGCTTATGTTTTTGATTCGCCTCATATTTAGTACAGTATCCAAAAACGAGCTAcaacaatggatggacggggtggatttatgaaaaacatcacggtggaccctacctatCAAAATGCATGTGCATGTATCATAATTTTGTACAGGGTATGAAAAGATTTGATTTGAGGGAGGGAGGCAACAGTATTCTTGatgtttaagattttgaaaaaaaagatagcaaatgtaatttttctttcaaaaatcaaaacacaTCCAAGATTCAATATATCCTCGTCATCAAATCAAAACACAAGAGCTTGTCGAAGATTCAAGACATCATCGTCCTCAAATCAAAACACAAGAGCTTGTCCAAGATTTAACACATCATCGTCCTCAAATCAAAACACAAGATCTTGTCCAAGATTTAAGACAACATCGTCCTCAAATTAAAACACAAGAGCTTATTCACGATTCAATTCATTATCGTCATCAaatcaaaacacaagattttgTCCAAGATTCAAGATATCATTGTCCTCAAATCAAAACACAAGAGTTTATCCACGATTCAATACATCATCGTCCtcaaatcaaaatacaagatcTTGTCCACGATTTAATACATCATTGTCcttaaatcaaaacataagatCTTATCCACGATTCAATACATCATTATCCTCATGTTATTCTATTACGGAATGAGCTTCAATGGCGTAGCCGTGAAATTCTACCTGTCTGAACATCGGGTCGTTGTGGTTGTCAAGAAAGAAATTACAAGTGCTTCTCTTATCAACACACACGACTTCCAATCAACTGACCACCCTCTCATAGCATCAGAGATCATCCAGGATATCAATGATTTCTCATGGTGCTCATCAAAACTGCATGATTCTTTGATCTCGAGTGCTAAAGATGGGACTACATTCCTCTAGGATGTGAATAGTTCTAACCCAATTAAACGCTTCAACACACACATCTCCCACATCACCTCGGTTGATTTCAACCTCACAGATGACACTTTCATCACAGCGTCGTGGGACCAAACTGTTAGGCTGGGGAAAGTCGATGAAGAAAACGGCAAATTAGTCTACACACATCTTGATTGTGTGAGCTCGATTAAATGGAATCCTGATGAGAAAAGTCGGCATGCCAGCGCATCTTTCGATGGAATATTACGGCTTTGGGATGTCAACGGGAATACGGCTACACAAACCATCCATGCCGATGATTCGCCGATCATGTCCCTTAACTGTAACTGTCAAGGTCAATAGATAGTCACCACTGCATCGGGAGAAAACTATGCTGAGATGTGGGACATCAGGTCGCTCAAAGACCCCTTTAAAGTCCTTAGTGGCAAATACACAGACAAAGTATGCCTGGTGAAGTTTTCACGGCACAAGGTGTACCAAATCACTTCTTGCTCGTACGATGGGAAGATTGTTCTTTGGGATTATGGTTTAGGGGATCATGATTCAAAGATGATAATGTACGATGATTATAAGGGTGTTGTACAGGGCCTGAATATGAGCAGGATAGAGGATGGCCTGTTGGCAAGCATCGGATCTGATGGGCTTGTTCGCATATGGATCCACATTCCGTCGGATATGTGAGATTCCCTACCTCTTCTTGTCTTCCATAATCATCTTGTACAGAATACTACTTCTCGTCTTTCTTAATATTCTTGTAAATAACATATTCAACAATATTCTTTTACATAGCATATTTCAATGAATTTTTAAAGGATTCAATGTTTTCCATTAGTGCAgcatatttatttttcatgcaaaTGCAGTTAACAATAATTATGCATTGGCGATATAGTttataaaaattatgaatttccaaGACTAGTTTAAAACTGTAGCAAATGCTCCAATACATATTACTGTTAGCTACAATGAGATGAAACTCATTTTCAATTAGCAACTAGATGAGGCCTATGTTTGCTAATTCATCTAGTTGGGGATTGAAagatcaccgttgaaactttgtatggccatcgaagttttggatcatgctaagattctttgtgttttctgttcatcccaGCGGGGATGCCCTTATAAACGGTTCAGACGACATATAAACATAAATTAAGGTTTCAACAGATGGTATTTCTTTCCACACTTTTTTCCATCATGTGACCTGCTTAAGTTTTTTATTCGCCTCATTTTTAGTACAGTATCCTAAAACCAGCTAcaacaatggatggacgggtgaatttatgaaaaacatcacagtagaccccacttATCAAAATGCATGTGCATGTATCATAAATTTGTACAGGGTATGAAAAGATTCGATTCGAGGGAAGGAGGCAACGGTATTCTTGATgtataaaatttagaaaaagaagataccaaatgtaatttttctttcaaaaatcaaaacacaTTTAAGATTCAATGCATTATCGTCCTCAAATCGAAACACAAGATCTTGTCGAAGATTCAAGACATCAGTCTTTAAATCAATAGACAAGAGCTTGTCCAAGATTCAACACATCATCGTCCTCAAATAAAAACACAAGATCTTGTCCAAGATTAAAGAcatcatcttcctcaaatcaaaACACAAGAGCTTATTCACGATTCAATACATCATCATCCTTAAATCAAAACACAAGATCTTGTCCAAGATTCAAGACATCATTGTCCTCAAATCAAAACACAAGAGCTTGTCCACGATTCAATACATCATCGTCTTTAAATTAAAACACAAGATCTTGTCTACGATTTAATACATCACCGTCCtcaaatcaaaacataaaatcttGTCCACGATTCAATAAATCATTATCTTCATGTCATTCTACTACGGAATGGGCTTCAATGGTGTGGCCGTGAAATTCTACCCGTCTGAACATCGGGTCGTTGTGGTTGTTAAGAACGAAATTGCAGGTGCTTCTCTTATCGACATACATGACTTCCAATCAACTAACCACCCTCTCACAACATCAGAGATTATCGAGGATATCAATGATTTCTCATGGTGCTCATCAAAACTACATGATTCTTTAATCTCGGGTGCTGAAGATGGGACTGCATTCCTGTAGGATGTGAATAGTTCTAACTCAATTAAACGCTTCAACGCACACATCTCCCACATCACCTCGGTTGATTTCAACCTCACAGATGACACTTTCATCATAGCGTCGTGGGACAAAAATGTTGGGCTGTGAAAAGTCGATGAAGAAAACTACAAACTAGTCTACACACATCCCGATTGTGTGAGCTCGATTAAATGGAATCCCCATGAGAAAAGTCGGCATGCCAGCGCATCTTTCGATGGAATATTACAGCTTTGGGATGTCAACGGGAATGCGATTATACAAACCATCTATGCCGACGATTCGCTGATCATGTCCCTTGATTGGAACTGTCAAGGTCAATAGATAGTCATGACTGCATCGGGAGAAAACTATGCCGAGGTGTGGGACATCAGGTCGCTTAACGACACCTTTAAAGTCATCAGTGGCAAACACACAGACAAGTATGACTAGTAAAGTTTTCGCGGCACAAGAAGTACCAAATCGCATCTTGCTCGTACGATGAGAAGATTCTTCTTTGAGATTATGGTCCAGGGGATCATGATTCAAATACGACAATGTACGATGATCATAAGGGTGTTGTGCAGGGCTTGGATATGAGCAGGACAAAGGATAGCCTGTTGGCAAGCACCGGATCTAACGGGCTTGTTCGCACATGGATCTACATTCCGCCGGATATGTGAGATTCGCTACCTCTTCTTGTCTTTCTTAATCATCTTGTACAGAGTACTACTTCTTTTCATCTTTCTTAATATTCTTGTAAATAGCATATTCAACAATATTCTTTTGCATAGAATATTCCAAtgaatttctaaaggattcaatGTTTTCCATTAGTATAGCATATTTCTTTTTCATGTAAATgtagttaacaataattatgcattggcaatataatttataaaaattatgacttttcaagattattttaaaacCATAGCaaattctctaatacatattactGTTAGCTACAATGAGATGAAACTCATTTTCAATTAACAACTAG
Proteins encoded in this window:
- the LOC131220342 gene encoding peroxisome biogenesis protein 7-like, with protein sequence MSFNGVAVKFYLSEHRVVVVVKKEITSASLINTHDFQSTDHPLIASEIIQDINDFSCSNPIKRFNTHISHITSVDFNLTDDTFITASWDQTVRLGKVDEENGKLVYTHLDCVSSIKWNPDEKSRHASASFDGILRLWDVNGNTATQTIHADDSPIMSLNYKVCLVKFSRHKVYQITSCSYDGKIVLWDYGLGDHDSKMIMYDDYKGVVQGLNMSRIEDGLLASIGSDGLVRIWIHIPSDM